One window from the genome of Halofilum ochraceum encodes:
- a CDS encoding ABC transporter permease, whose protein sequence is MRFNPAWFSISAFTALVYGFMFIPVIIVIMLAFNANQFGAFPMTGFTFQWFVELWENDAIMRAFRISLMLGALTAVLSTTLGVLAALAMVRYDFPGKRLVSTALVAPILIPEVVLAVALLLFLRWLGLPKSFMLLLAGHVIFTLPFVVLVVQARLVGIRREYEEAALSLGANAVQTFFSVTLPLMLPAVLAGMLFAFTISFDDITGTLFWKPGGVETVPTQIFAMLRNSISPEINALAAVMVVVTVVLPLAGVAVARRMAARMRGR, encoded by the coding sequence ATGAGATTCAATCCCGCATGGTTCTCGATCTCCGCGTTCACCGCACTGGTGTACGGCTTCATGTTCATCCCGGTGATCATCGTGATCATGCTGGCGTTCAACGCGAACCAGTTCGGTGCGTTCCCGATGACCGGCTTCACGTTCCAGTGGTTCGTGGAGCTCTGGGAGAACGACGCGATCATGCGGGCGTTCCGGATCTCGCTCATGCTGGGCGCGTTGACCGCCGTGCTTTCGACGACGCTGGGCGTACTCGCCGCGCTCGCGATGGTGCGCTACGACTTCCCCGGCAAACGCCTGGTGTCGACCGCGCTGGTCGCGCCGATCCTGATCCCGGAGGTTGTCCTCGCCGTCGCGCTGTTGCTGTTCCTGCGCTGGCTGGGCCTGCCGAAGAGCTTCATGCTGCTGTTGGCCGGGCACGTGATTTTCACGCTCCCGTTCGTGGTACTGGTGGTGCAGGCACGCCTGGTCGGTATACGGCGGGAATACGAAGAGGCGGCGTTGAGCCTCGGCGCGAACGCCGTCCAGACCTTTTTCAGTGTAACGCTGCCGCTGATGCTGCCGGCCGTGCTCGCCGGCATGCTGTTCGCGTTCACGATTTCGTTCGACGACATCACCGGCACGCTGTTCTGGAAACCGGGCGGCGTTGAGACCGTACCTACACAGATCTTCGCGATGCTGCGCAACTCGATCAGTCCGGAGATCAATGCGCTCGCCGCCGTCATGGTGGTTGTAACCGTAGTGTTGCCGCTCGCCGGCGTCGCCGTTGCGCGAAGGATGGCCGCACGCATGCGTGGCCGCTGA
- a CDS encoding ABC transporter permease, which produces MADTAESFRDRRPWVLLAPALTAVTFLLLIPILFVVVYSFWLRTSIGDEQVGFYLDNWQKVLGDAFYRDILFQTLRIAAVSTLLCIVMGYVPAYFLAYANTRHKVLLILLLMLPFWISYIIRTMSWIHVLGASGIVNTVLQWLGIIGEPIQMLYNEMSVVLGLVHFLLPFMVLNIYVSLEGIDRNLTDAAKSLGCTGWQAFREVTLPLSLPGLGAGTILCFVLAAGTYITPMVLGGPGDAMFANLVFEAIITQLNWPLGSALSLVLLILLGALVMIYTRYLGIDQIAKSFR; this is translated from the coding sequence ATGGCCGATACCGCCGAGTCGTTCAGGGACCGCAGACCATGGGTCCTGCTCGCGCCCGCTCTGACGGCGGTCACCTTCCTGCTGTTGATCCCCATCCTGTTCGTGGTCGTGTATTCCTTCTGGCTGCGGACCTCGATCGGTGATGAACAGGTCGGGTTTTATCTCGACAACTGGCAGAAGGTCCTCGGCGACGCGTTTTACCGCGATATCCTTTTCCAGACCCTGCGCATTGCCGCCGTTTCGACGCTGCTATGCATCGTGATGGGATACGTCCCGGCGTATTTCCTCGCCTATGCGAACACCCGGCACAAGGTCCTGCTGATCCTGCTGCTGATGCTGCCTTTCTGGATCAGTTACATCATTCGCACCATGTCGTGGATTCACGTGCTCGGCGCATCGGGCATCGTGAATACCGTCCTGCAGTGGCTGGGGATCATCGGCGAGCCGATCCAGATGCTCTATAACGAGATGTCGGTGGTGCTCGGCCTCGTGCACTTTCTGCTCCCCTTCATGGTGCTGAATATCTACGTCAGCCTGGAGGGCATCGATCGGAATCTTACCGATGCCGCGAAGTCGCTCGGCTGTACCGGTTGGCAGGCGTTCCGCGAAGTGACGCTGCCGCTGTCCCTGCCTGGCCTGGGGGCCGGTACGATCCTCTGCTTCGTGCTGGCGGCGGGCACCTACATCACACCGATGGTGCTGGGTGGGCCCGGCGATGCGATGTTCGCGAATCTGGTGTTCGAAGCGATCATCACGCAGCTGAACTGGCCGCTGGGGTCGGCGCTGTCGCTGGTTCTGCTGATACTCCTTGGTGCGCTCGTGATGATCTACACGCGTTATCTCGGCATCGATCAGATCGCCAAGAGTTTCCGCTGA
- a CDS encoding LysR family transcriptional regulator, which translates to MHAEPPGGRSRRGFDWNLLHTFLVIVQEQSISRAADRLLLCQPTVSNALKRLEDQLGKRLIERGSGRFEPTEHGIVLYRECQEICGTIGRLEQLMDESATEITGELHIHMASHVVFPPLDATLAAFHERYPKVSFDIEVATSASVIEAVRSKQASLGICLVSQPDPQLDFHELFREHFGFFCGPGHRLFGQSGLEVQDLRGESFVSFKTDRLADALRPVAVLRAQLQMYGQVVGTSSNLEEVRRMIVSGLGIGPLPIHVVERDVRAGLLWRLPPFDDPPAIAIYLVTNPRATLGRAEQLFLEMLITQAGGRDSTPPTYPSITSATA; encoded by the coding sequence ATGCACGCCGAACCGCCCGGAGGCCGCTCACGCCGCGGTTTCGACTGGAATCTGCTGCACACTTTCCTGGTCATCGTGCAGGAACAGTCGATCAGCCGCGCCGCTGATCGCCTGCTGCTGTGCCAGCCCACGGTCAGCAACGCGCTCAAACGCCTCGAGGATCAACTCGGCAAGCGCCTGATCGAGCGCGGATCGGGCCGATTCGAACCGACCGAGCACGGCATCGTGCTCTATCGCGAGTGCCAGGAGATCTGCGGCACCATCGGTCGGCTTGAGCAACTTATGGACGAGAGCGCTACGGAGATCACCGGTGAGCTCCATATCCACATGGCCAGCCACGTGGTGTTCCCGCCTCTCGACGCCACACTGGCGGCCTTCCATGAGCGTTACCCGAAGGTCAGCTTCGACATAGAGGTCGCGACCTCGGCGAGCGTCATCGAGGCCGTGCGCTCAAAGCAGGCCTCGCTCGGAATCTGCCTCGTGAGCCAGCCGGATCCCCAGCTGGATTTCCACGAACTGTTCCGCGAGCATTTCGGATTTTTCTGCGGTCCAGGCCATCGCCTGTTCGGGCAATCCGGGCTCGAGGTACAGGACCTGCGGGGCGAGTCGTTCGTCTCGTTCAAAACCGACCGCCTTGCGGACGCCCTGCGCCCCGTCGCCGTGCTGCGGGCGCAACTGCAGATGTACGGCCAGGTGGTCGGGACCTCGTCCAATCTGGAGGAAGTGCGCCGCATGATCGTCAGCGGCCTCGGAATCGGCCCGCTACCGATTCACGTCGTCGAGCGCGACGTCCGCGCGGGCCTGCTGTGGCGCCTGCCGCCGTTCGACGACCCGCCCGCCATCGCCATTTACCTGGTCACGAATCCACGGGCGACCCTGGGGCGCGCCGAACAGCTGTTCCTGGAGATGCTGATCACGCAGGCCGGCGGCCGGGATTCGACACCGCCCACCTACCCGTCCATCACCTCGGCGACCGCCTGA